The Austwickia sp. genome includes a region encoding these proteins:
- a CDS encoding TetR family transcriptional regulator has translation MTKSAVTAPVASARRKRPGYDGESILAVAVEVFNRHGYEGTSMGLLAEYLGISKAGIYYHVPSKEDLLQRACDRALRALESALEEDHAAGLTARERLELVVRHAVLVLDEELPYVTLLLRVRGNTEVERAALERRRAFDQRFSALVQEACREGALRSDIDPLTTTRFIYGTVNSLVEWYRPGGPTAAAALADSLVKVIFHGLDAPDAARE, from the coding sequence ATGACCAAGTCCGCCGTCACCGCCCCCGTCGCATCGGCCCGCAGGAAGCGGCCGGGTTATGACGGCGAGTCGATTCTGGCGGTCGCCGTCGAGGTCTTCAACCGGCACGGGTACGAAGGCACCTCGATGGGGCTGCTGGCGGAGTATCTGGGCATCTCCAAGGCGGGCATCTATTACCACGTGCCCAGCAAGGAAGACCTGCTGCAGCGGGCCTGTGACCGGGCGCTGCGGGCCCTGGAGTCGGCCCTCGAAGAGGACCACGCCGCCGGCCTGACGGCGCGGGAGCGGCTGGAGTTGGTGGTCCGCCACGCCGTGCTCGTGCTGGACGAGGAGCTGCCGTACGTCACGCTGCTGCTGCGCGTCCGCGGCAACACCGAGGTCGAGCGGGCGGCGTTGGAGCGGCGGCGGGCCTTCGACCAGCGGTTCTCCGCGCTGGTGCAGGAGGCGTGCCGGGAGGGCGCGCTGCGCAGCGACATCGATCCCCTCACGACGACGCGCTTCATCTACGGCACGGTGAACTCGCTGGTGGAGTGGTACCGGCCCGGCGGCCCGACCGCCGCCGCCGCCCTGGCGGACTCGCTGGTCAAGGTCATCTTCCACGGCCTGGACGCGCCCGACGCGGCTCGCGAGTGA
- a CDS encoding COX15/CtaA family protein: MSSSPASSGSPAPGAPAGPASPTPAGGPNSPGGTLTVFRLATLFTLGAVVMGSLVCATESGLTCPTWPGCYVGQVHPHADINPWIEFTHRVVSVLSGPLILATAVLGLRRPRQERLVRYLPWLTLVGALAAAVFGRQVVLYGLPPVLGMLDLGLSLVAMIAITTATVALSRTPYAHAPSRVSHLAWAGVGTLLAMHVLGILTAGNGSYTRCMGWPIWRIIDSDQAAGLQGVRIGLAAVATLLIFGSAWLAWGRTDLRPLAATLVGLWVVELAVGLAMGGQRLSMAGAAVYSAAAVLIVFTMALLAARSAIERVVPTGAAYYDEDSESWMVQRVAGRR; the protein is encoded by the coding sequence ATGAGCAGTTCCCCCGCGTCGTCCGGGTCCCCCGCGCCAGGCGCCCCCGCCGGGCCGGCCTCCCCCACCCCAGCCGGCGGCCCCAACAGCCCCGGCGGCACGCTGACCGTCTTCCGGCTGGCGACGCTGTTCACGCTGGGCGCGGTCGTCATGGGCTCGCTCGTCTGCGCCACCGAGTCCGGCCTCACCTGCCCGACGTGGCCCGGTTGCTATGTCGGCCAGGTGCATCCGCACGCGGACATCAACCCCTGGATCGAGTTCACGCACCGCGTGGTGTCCGTGCTCTCGGGGCCGCTTATTCTGGCCACGGCCGTGCTCGGGCTGCGCCGGCCGCGGCAGGAGCGGCTGGTGCGGTACCTGCCGTGGCTGACCCTCGTCGGGGCGCTCGCGGCCGCGGTGTTCGGTCGCCAGGTCGTCCTCTACGGCCTGCCGCCCGTCCTCGGGATGCTCGACCTGGGCCTGTCCCTCGTCGCCATGATCGCGATCACGACCGCGACGGTGGCGCTGAGCCGCACGCCGTACGCGCACGCGCCCAGCCGCGTCTCCCACCTGGCCTGGGCTGGCGTCGGCACGCTGCTGGCTATGCACGTCCTGGGCATCCTCACCGCGGGCAACGGCTCCTACACCCGCTGCATGGGCTGGCCCATCTGGCGGATCATCGATTCCGACCAGGCCGCCGGACTGCAAGGAGTCCGCATTGGCCTCGCCGCCGTCGCCACGCTGCTGATCTTCGGCTCGGCCTGGCTCGCCTGGGGCCGCACCGACCTTCGGCCGCTGGCCGCCACCCTGGTCGGCCTGTGGGTCGTGGAGCTCGCGGTGGGGCTCGCGATGGGCGGTCAACGCCTGAGCATGGCGGGCGCGGCGGTCTACTCCGCCGCGGCCGTGCTCATCGTCTTCACGATGGCCCTGTTGGCGGCCCGCTCCGCGATCGAGCGGGTGGTCCCGACCGGGGCGGCGTACTACGACGAGGACTCCGAATCCTGGATGGTGCAGCGGGTCGCCGGCCGCCGCTGA
- a CDS encoding methyltransferase domain-containing protein, whose product MPVRPVDLVLSDRFVGGWRRLATAGAHGTVVEFGFGSGLNLPHYPTAVREVLAVEPDDDAWAAALDSGRIDAFAQARGASPATAVRRVGLDAAEVDLPDGFTDAVVATWTLCSIPAVSQALAQARRLLTPDGALHVVEHALAPSPRVAAVQRRIQPAWGRVAGGCHLDRDIPALLEEAGFGAEGLRRRYAVRGAPLRPWTWFVAGAARPR is encoded by the coding sequence ATGCCCGTGCGCCCCGTGGATCTGGTTCTGTCCGACCGGTTCGTGGGGGGCTGGCGCCGCCTCGCGACGGCCGGTGCCCACGGAACCGTCGTAGAGTTCGGGTTCGGATCGGGGCTGAACCTGCCGCACTACCCCACGGCCGTCCGCGAGGTTCTGGCCGTCGAACCCGACGACGACGCCTGGGCCGCCGCGCTCGACTCGGGCCGCATCGACGCCTTCGCCCAGGCCCGGGGCGCCAGCCCCGCAACTGCCGTCCGCCGGGTCGGCCTCGACGCGGCCGAGGTCGACCTGCCCGACGGGTTCACCGACGCGGTCGTGGCCACCTGGACGCTGTGCTCGATCCCCGCGGTATCGCAGGCCCTCGCCCAGGCGCGCCGGCTGCTGACCCCCGACGGCGCGCTGCATGTCGTCGAGCACGCCCTGGCCCCATCCCCGCGCGTCGCCGCGGTTCAGCGCCGGATCCAACCCGCCTGGGGTCGGGTCGCCGGCGGATGTCACCTGGACCGCGACATCCCGGCTTTGCTCGAGGAGGCCGGTTTCGGCGCCGAGGGGCTGCGCCGCCGGTACGCCGTACGCGGTGCACCCCTGCGCCCCTGGACGTGGTTCGTCGCCGGCGCAGCGCGGCCTCGATAG
- a CDS encoding GNAT family N-acetyltransferase — protein MEAQLRTAYEVSPPRVAEAAALGELHVAVWRAAYSGLLLQRHLDALDPAERAEQWRTAAARVDRDGWDGPLRCLVARYAERPVGMICVGAPRDADPPAPVQLWSLNVASAHHGRGAAQALMAAALPDGPAYLWVLTGNERAMAFYRKYGFALDGVEQADPAYDAVDLRMTRAGSVPCPH, from the coding sequence ATGGAGGCGCAACTCCGGACGGCGTACGAGGTCAGCCCGCCGCGGGTCGCCGAGGCCGCCGCGCTCGGCGAGCTGCACGTCGCGGTCTGGCGCGCGGCGTACTCCGGTCTGCTGCTGCAGCGCCACCTCGATGCGCTCGACCCGGCGGAGCGGGCCGAGCAATGGCGTACGGCCGCCGCGCGCGTGGACCGAGACGGGTGGGACGGTCCCCTGCGGTGCCTCGTGGCCCGGTACGCCGAGCGTCCGGTGGGGATGATCTGCGTCGGCGCGCCGCGCGATGCCGATCCGCCGGCGCCCGTGCAGCTGTGGTCGCTCAACGTGGCCAGCGCCCACCACGGGAGGGGCGCGGCGCAGGCCCTGATGGCGGCGGCGCTGCCGGACGGCCCGGCGTACCTGTGGGTGCTGACCGGCAACGAGCGGGCCATGGCGTTCTACCGGAAGTACGGGTTCGCGCTGGACGGGGTCGAGCAGGCGGACCCGGCGTACGACGCCGTCGACCTACGGATGACCCGTGCCGGATCGGTGCCCTGTCCGCACTAG
- a CDS encoding GntP family permease — protein sequence MTLYYFLVVIAALGFLMFMAYKGHSVILFAPIAAMGAVLLTTPALVAPMFTGLFMAKLVGFVQNYFPVFLLGAIFGKVIEISGFARSIVTAVIRVVGKQAMLAIVLVGAILTYFGVSLFVVVFAVYPFAAEMFRQADIPKRLIPGTIALGAFTFTMDALPGTPQIQNIIPTTFFKTTSYAAPILGIVGALFVFGLGMTYLEWQRRKAAAAGEGYGTGHKNEPKSFAEDAKLPNPLVAVLPLLVVAIANYALTNWVIPQAFPNEVKFKDGVVGTTKDVAVSVSSNIAIWAVEGALLLGILLVVALAWKPVSTHFTEGSKDAIGGALLASLNTASEYGFGGVIAALPGFKIVADGLSSIPNPLVNEAITVTSLAGVTGSASGGMSIALGAMAETFKANAAAANIPMEVLHRVASMASGGMDTLPHNGAVITLLAVTGLTHKTSYKDIFAMTVIKTLAVFVVIAFYYLTRLY from the coding sequence ATGACGCTCTACTACTTCCTCGTCGTCATTGCGGCGCTGGGATTCCTCATGTTCATGGCCTACAAGGGCCACAGCGTGATCCTGTTCGCGCCGATCGCGGCGATGGGCGCGGTCCTGCTCACCACCCCGGCGTTGGTGGCGCCGATGTTCACCGGCCTGTTCATGGCCAAGCTGGTGGGCTTCGTGCAGAACTACTTCCCGGTCTTCCTGTTGGGCGCCATCTTCGGCAAGGTCATCGAGATCTCCGGGTTCGCCCGCTCGATCGTCACGGCCGTGATCCGGGTGGTCGGCAAGCAGGCGATGTTGGCGATCGTGCTGGTCGGCGCGATCCTGACGTACTTCGGGGTGTCCCTCTTCGTTGTCGTATTCGCGGTGTATCCGTTCGCGGCGGAGATGTTCCGCCAGGCCGACATCCCCAAGCGACTCATCCCCGGCACCATCGCCCTGGGCGCGTTCACCTTCACCATGGACGCGCTGCCCGGCACCCCGCAGATCCAGAACATCATCCCGACCACGTTCTTCAAGACGACGTCGTACGCCGCGCCGATCCTGGGCATCGTCGGGGCGTTGTTCGTGTTCGGGCTCGGGATGACCTACCTGGAGTGGCAGCGCCGCAAGGCGGCAGCGGCCGGGGAGGGCTACGGCACGGGTCACAAGAACGAGCCCAAGTCCTTCGCCGAGGACGCCAAACTGCCGAACCCGCTGGTCGCGGTCCTGCCGCTGCTGGTCGTGGCGATCGCCAACTACGCGCTGACCAACTGGGTCATCCCGCAGGCCTTCCCGAACGAGGTCAAATTCAAGGACGGCGTCGTTGGCACGACCAAGGACGTGGCCGTCTCGGTGTCGAGCAATATCGCGATCTGGGCGGTCGAGGGGGCGCTGCTGCTGGGCATCCTGCTGGTGGTGGCGCTGGCCTGGAAGCCGGTGAGCACGCACTTCACCGAGGGCAGCAAGGACGCCATCGGCGGCGCCCTGCTGGCCTCGCTCAACACCGCCTCGGAGTACGGTTTCGGCGGCGTCATCGCCGCCCTGCCCGGCTTCAAGATTGTCGCCGACGGCCTGTCGAGCATCCCGAACCCGCTGGTCAACGAGGCCATCACGGTGACCTCGCTGGCCGGCGTCACCGGCTCGGCGTCCGGCGGCATGTCGATTGCCCTCGGTGCGATGGCGGAGACCTTCAAGGCCAACGCCGCCGCCGCGAACATCCCCATGGAGGTGCTGCACCGGGTGGCCTCGATGGCCTCCGGCGGGATGGACACCCTGCCGCACAACGGCGCGGTGATCACGCTGCTCGCCGTCACCGGGCTGACGCACAAGACGTCGTACAAGGACATCTTCGCGATGACCGTCATCAAGACGCTGGCCGTCTTCGTGGTGATCGCGTTCTACTACCTGACCCGGCTCTACTGA
- a CDS encoding PadR family transcriptional regulator: MHGNNDYDDWNCGPGWSRDDRRDDRRGARPDGGPRLRGPRGGYPGRGPRDEFGGRGPRDEFGGRGPHERGRDRDRDRDRDRGRPEFGGGLGAFFGPDGAFGPNGPFGPNGPFGANGPFGEEGPFGRGGPFRGQPRAGYVGGGGRPDDDGRGRRSHRGHRGGNRGQRAARARRGDVRLAILGLLAEDTMNGYQVIRTLEARTGGAWRPSPGAIYPALAQLEDEGLIAPVDGGRKVFTLTDAGRAHVDQLGDKVRPWEGVAEDVTAQAEQGLGGTAELWVALGQLGLATRAVGQAGDPDVTRAAVELLEESRRGLYRLLAQDGADDLEDDEGAEDMDDLDDIQDEVRADHADDDAVVDGEIVEDGPGGPNDGTPRG; this comes from the coding sequence ATGCACGGCAACAACGACTACGACGACTGGAACTGCGGTCCCGGCTGGTCGCGCGACGACCGCCGAGACGACCGACGAGGTGCGCGACCCGACGGTGGTCCTAGACTGCGCGGCCCGCGCGGCGGATACCCGGGACGCGGCCCCCGCGACGAATTCGGCGGGCGTGGCCCGCGCGACGAGTTCGGTGGCCGCGGCCCGCACGAGCGCGGCCGCGACAGGGATCGGGACCGTGACCGGGATCGCGGCCGACCCGAGTTCGGCGGCGGCCTCGGCGCCTTCTTCGGTCCCGATGGGGCGTTCGGCCCCAATGGACCTTTCGGCCCCAACGGCCCCTTCGGGGCGAACGGGCCGTTCGGCGAGGAGGGCCCCTTCGGCCGCGGCGGCCCGTTCCGGGGTCAGCCCCGCGCCGGGTACGTCGGCGGCGGTGGCCGGCCCGACGATGACGGCCGTGGCCGGCGGTCCCACCGCGGCCACCGTGGCGGCAACCGGGGCCAGCGGGCCGCGCGGGCCCGCCGCGGCGACGTACGGCTGGCGATCCTCGGCCTGCTCGCCGAGGACACCATGAACGGCTACCAGGTGATCCGGACGCTCGAAGCGCGCACCGGCGGGGCCTGGCGGCCCAGCCCGGGCGCCATCTACCCGGCGCTGGCGCAGCTGGAGGACGAGGGGCTCATCGCCCCGGTCGACGGCGGCAGGAAGGTGTTCACGCTGACCGATGCCGGCCGGGCGCACGTCGACCAGCTCGGCGACAAGGTCCGCCCCTGGGAGGGGGTCGCGGAGGATGTGACGGCGCAGGCCGAACAGGGCCTCGGCGGCACTGCCGAGCTCTGGGTGGCCCTGGGCCAGCTCGGGCTCGCCACCCGCGCCGTCGGGCAGGCCGGTGACCCGGACGTGACCCGGGCGGCGGTCGAGCTGCTGGAGGAGTCGCGCCGCGGCCTCTACCGGCTGCTCGCGCAGGACGGCGCCGACGACCTCGAGGACGACGAGGGCGCCGAGGACATGGACGATCTGGACGACATCCAGGATGAGGTCCGCGCCGACCACGCCGATGACGACGCTGTCGTCGACGGCGAGATCGTCGAGGACGGCCCCGGCGGCCCGAACGACGGGACGCCCCGCGGCTGA
- a CDS encoding sugar ABC transporter substrate-binding protein yields the protein MSAVVTGLATGVLVVSMAACGNSGSGGSSSAGGSGSASGGKVDGAGKKLTVWIMEGTNPDSTAYFDKVKKAFKDKTQADLDVQLVPWTAAKDKFTTAIAGNTTPDVAEVGTTWTPEFADAGALADLTAKVKDANLDGDLVAGLKEAGTVDGKLYGMPWYAGIRSFFYNKDIFTKAGITTPPTTWAELKDAVAKIKTSDPAVTPFFVPGNSEFTATPFIWGAGGETAAKDGDKWVSKLNDAKAVEGIQFLGDLAVKDGGSTPAAATGTEKDALTAYGKGTVGMIVSGSWTPATLSKQAPEVAKKTGAFAFPGKDGMAKSFTGGSHLAVFEKSPNKDLAWEFVKLMATGDLAKEWGKASNYFPGQKSLLDEQLKSGDELTKVFAKQFTEGGKTVPVTPLWGKVQAKKVIPTMMQSILSGKADAKTAAETAAKDMNDVFAAK from the coding sequence ATGAGCGCCGTGGTGACGGGCCTGGCGACGGGCGTGCTGGTGGTCTCGATGGCCGCCTGCGGCAACTCCGGCTCCGGCGGCAGCTCGAGCGCCGGTGGCTCCGGCTCCGCCTCTGGCGGGAAGGTTGACGGCGCCGGCAAGAAGCTGACGGTCTGGATCATGGAGGGCACGAACCCGGACTCCACCGCGTACTTCGACAAGGTCAAGAAGGCCTTCAAGGACAAGACGCAGGCCGACCTCGACGTACAGCTCGTGCCCTGGACCGCCGCCAAGGACAAGTTCACGACGGCCATCGCGGGCAACACGACCCCCGACGTCGCCGAGGTCGGTACGACGTGGACGCCGGAGTTCGCCGACGCGGGCGCGCTCGCCGACCTGACCGCCAAGGTCAAGGACGCGAACCTCGACGGCGACCTGGTCGCGGGCCTGAAGGAGGCTGGCACGGTCGACGGGAAGCTCTACGGGATGCCCTGGTACGCCGGGATCCGCAGCTTCTTCTACAACAAGGACATCTTCACCAAGGCCGGCATCACCACGCCGCCCACGACCTGGGCCGAGCTCAAGGACGCCGTCGCCAAGATCAAGACGTCCGACCCCGCCGTGACGCCGTTCTTCGTGCCGGGCAACAGCGAGTTCACCGCGACCCCGTTCATTTGGGGCGCCGGCGGCGAGACGGCCGCCAAGGACGGCGACAAGTGGGTGAGCAAGCTCAACGACGCCAAGGCCGTCGAGGGCATTCAGTTCCTGGGCGACCTCGCGGTCAAGGACGGCGGCTCGACGCCCGCCGCCGCGACGGGCACCGAGAAGGACGCCCTCACGGCGTACGGCAAGGGCACTGTCGGCATGATCGTCTCCGGCTCGTGGACCCCCGCTACCTTGAGCAAGCAGGCGCCCGAGGTGGCCAAGAAGACCGGCGCGTTCGCCTTCCCGGGCAAGGACGGGATGGCGAAGTCGTTCACCGGCGGCAGCCACCTGGCGGTCTTCGAGAAGAGCCCCAACAAGGATCTGGCCTGGGAGTTCGTCAAGCTGATGGCCACCGGCGACCTGGCCAAGGAGTGGGGCAAGGCGTCCAACTACTTCCCCGGCCAGAAGAGCCTGCTCGACGAGCAGCTCAAGTCCGGTGACGAGCTGACCAAGGTCTTCGCCAAGCAGTTCACCGAGGGCGGCAAGACCGTGCCGGTCACCCCGCTCTGGGGCAAGGTGCAGGCCAAGAAGGTCATCCCGACGATGATGCAGTCGATCCTCTCCGGCAAGGCCGACGCCAAGACCGCGGCGGAGACGGCGGCCAAGGACATGAACGACGTCTTCGCCGCCAAGTGA
- a CDS encoding carbohydrate ABC transporter permease, whose product MVFALFPAYWMISSGLDPNAAQRGGALVPSQLSLENFGYVLGKAGFARYLANSALVALVTVAISSLVALLAAVAVARFRFRFRTGIMMMILIAQMVPLEALVIPLFLQARSMAMLNSLMGLSIVYLAFSLPFAVWQLRGFVAAVPVEVEEAAYVDGCGWWSMFWRVLFPLVAPGLVATSVFSFITAWNEFIFALTFLQDQDKYTVAIGLQKFFGENTAEWGPIMAASTLLTLPVIVFFLLIQKNMVSGLSSGAVKG is encoded by the coding sequence ATGGTGTTCGCGCTGTTCCCGGCGTACTGGATGATCTCCTCCGGGCTCGACCCGAACGCGGCGCAGCGCGGCGGCGCCCTCGTGCCGAGTCAGCTGAGCCTGGAGAACTTCGGTTACGTGCTGGGCAAGGCGGGGTTCGCGAGGTATCTGGCGAACTCGGCGCTGGTCGCGCTGGTGACGGTGGCAATCAGTTCGCTGGTCGCGCTGCTGGCGGCGGTCGCGGTGGCGCGGTTCCGGTTCCGGTTCCGCACGGGGATCATGATGATGATCTTGATCGCCCAGATGGTGCCGCTGGAAGCGTTGGTCATCCCGCTGTTCCTGCAGGCGCGGTCGATGGCGATGCTGAACAGCCTGATGGGGCTCTCGATCGTGTACCTCGCCTTCTCGCTGCCGTTCGCGGTGTGGCAGCTGCGCGGGTTTGTCGCGGCGGTGCCGGTGGAGGTGGAGGAGGCGGCGTACGTCGACGGCTGCGGGTGGTGGTCGATGTTCTGGCGGGTGCTGTTCCCGCTGGTCGCGCCGGGACTCGTGGCGACGAGCGTGTTCAGCTTCATCACGGCCTGGAACGAGTTCATCTTCGCGCTGACGTTCCTGCAGGACCAGGACAAGTACACGGTGGCCATCGGGCTGCAGAAGTTCTTCGGGGAGAACACCGCCGAGTGGGGCCCGATCATGGCGGCGTCGACGCTGCTGACCCTGCCGGTCATCGTGTTCTTCCTGCTGATCCAGAAGAACATGGTCTCGGGCCTGTCGTCGGGTGCGGTGAAGGGATGA
- a CDS encoding sugar ABC transporter permease, giving the protein MALLMAWPLGRVGWLSVQNYGLRELNRGTTNYVGTQNYADILGDGYLWRTALPNTVLFAAACVVATVVLGTLVALFLKTLPTGVRYVAASAIMVAWAVPAITGTYVWVFLFDPGDGLVTHLLGGLGLIETGQVNWFLDRFSFFAIVWLNVVHHGFAFVAVTVLAGLLTVPDELYEAAIIDGAGAWRRFWSVTVPVLKPVFAVVTILSTIWDFKVFTQVYLMPGGGGTNREVFNLGVWSYITSFAQGKYGMGSAIAVLLTLLLMGITALYLRTLFAEEEL; this is encoded by the coding sequence ATGGCGCTGCTCATGGCCTGGCCGCTGGGCCGCGTCGGGTGGCTTTCAGTGCAGAACTACGGCCTGCGCGAACTCAACCGCGGCACGACGAATTACGTCGGCACCCAGAACTACGCCGACATCCTCGGCGACGGCTACCTCTGGCGGACCGCGCTCCCCAACACGGTGCTGTTCGCGGCCGCCTGCGTCGTCGCGACGGTCGTGCTCGGCACGCTCGTCGCGCTGTTCCTCAAGACCCTGCCGACGGGCGTCCGGTACGTCGCGGCCAGCGCCATCATGGTCGCCTGGGCGGTGCCGGCGATCACGGGAACGTACGTCTGGGTGTTCCTGTTCGATCCCGGCGACGGCCTGGTCACGCACCTGCTCGGCGGCCTGGGCCTCATCGAGACCGGGCAGGTCAACTGGTTCCTCGACCGGTTCAGCTTCTTCGCGATCGTCTGGCTGAACGTGGTCCACCACGGGTTCGCGTTCGTCGCGGTCACCGTGCTGGCCGGCCTGCTGACGGTGCCCGACGAGCTGTACGAGGCCGCGATCATCGACGGCGCAGGCGCCTGGCGTCGGTTCTGGAGTGTCACGGTGCCGGTGCTCAAGCCGGTGTTCGCGGTGGTGACGATCCTGTCGACCATCTGGGACTTCAAGGTGTTCACGCAGGTCTACCTCATGCCCGGCGGCGGCGGCACGAACCGCGAGGTGTTCAACCTCGGGGTGTGGAGCTACATCACGAGCTTCGCGCAGGGCAAGTACGGGATGGGCTCGGCCATCGCCGTCCTGCTCACCCTCCTGCTCATGGGCATCACGGCGCTCTACCTGCGCACCCTGTTCGCCGAGGAGGAGTTGTGA
- a CDS encoding 8-oxoguanine deaminase, translating to MSPDLNSADRNSADLTRADLTRADLLIHDARLLVTMDADRRELPGGWVAIRDGQVMALGRGTDPQPAAAERIAASGCLVTPGLVNTHHHLYQNLTRAYPPMTAAPLFGWLQTLYPLWAAIDTEAVHVSAWVGLAELALSGCTTSTDHLYLHPRGAGDLLGAEIDAARDLGVRFHPTRGSMSLSVKDGGLPPDDVVQDDDEILAACADAVRRYHDPTPGAMVRIALAPCSPFSVTRELMVRTAELAERLDVRLHTHFAENAEDDAFSLERFGCRPYDYLRDCGWAAPRTWVAHCVRPNPEEVRHLGAAGVGVAHCPSSNLILASGVAPVADLVAAGCPVGLGVDGSASADAGSLWLEAREALLLAKLRGGADAVDARFVLERATRGGAGCLGRVGEIGELTVGACGDVAVWDLSGPSFAGAVADPVEAWLRCGPVAARDTVVAGRYVVRDGALVSPRLPDYLAAHDRLARRIQRLPAS from the coding sequence ATGTCGCCCGACCTGAACAGCGCCGACCGCAACAGCGCCGACCTGACCCGTGCCGATCTGACCCGTGCCGACCTGCTCATCCACGACGCCCGGCTGCTCGTCACGATGGACGCCGACCGGCGCGAACTCCCCGGCGGGTGGGTCGCCATCCGCGACGGGCAGGTCATGGCGCTCGGCCGCGGCACCGACCCGCAGCCGGCCGCCGCGGAGCGGATCGCGGCCAGCGGCTGCCTTGTCACGCCGGGCCTGGTCAACACGCACCATCACCTCTACCAGAACCTCACCCGCGCCTATCCGCCGATGACCGCGGCGCCCCTGTTCGGGTGGCTGCAGACGCTCTATCCGCTGTGGGCGGCCATCGACACCGAGGCCGTGCACGTGTCGGCCTGGGTCGGCCTCGCCGAACTCGCTCTGTCGGGCTGCACCACGAGCACCGACCACCTCTATCTGCACCCGCGCGGCGCGGGCGACCTGCTCGGCGCGGAGATCGACGCGGCCCGCGACCTGGGCGTGCGTTTCCACCCCACGCGTGGCTCGATGTCGTTGTCGGTCAAGGACGGTGGGTTGCCGCCCGACGACGTGGTGCAGGACGACGACGAGATCCTGGCGGCCTGCGCGGACGCCGTACGGCGCTATCACGACCCGACTCCCGGCGCGATGGTGCGGATCGCGCTCGCGCCGTGCTCGCCGTTCTCGGTCACGCGCGAGCTCATGGTTCGTACGGCGGAGCTGGCGGAGCGCCTCGACGTACGCCTGCACACCCACTTCGCCGAGAACGCGGAGGACGACGCGTTCTCGCTGGAGAGGTTCGGCTGCCGGCCGTACGACTATCTGCGCGACTGCGGCTGGGCGGCGCCCCGGACGTGGGTGGCTCACTGCGTGCGGCCGAACCCGGAGGAGGTGCGCCACCTGGGCGCGGCCGGTGTCGGGGTGGCGCACTGCCCGTCGAGCAACCTCATCCTCGCCTCCGGGGTGGCACCGGTCGCGGACCTGGTCGCCGCGGGGTGCCCGGTCGGGCTCGGCGTGGACGGGTCCGCGTCCGCGGACGCCGGGAGCCTGTGGCTGGAGGCCCGGGAGGCGCTGCTGCTGGCCAAGCTGCGCGGCGGGGCCGACGCGGTGGACGCGCGGTTCGTGCTGGAGCGGGCCACCCGCGGCGGCGCCGGCTGCCTGGGTCGGGTCGGCGAGATCGGCGAGCTGACCGTGGGGGCGTGTGGCGACGTGGCCGTCTGGGACCTGAGCGGGCCCTCGTTCGCCGGCGCGGTCGCCGACCCGGTCGAGGCGTGGCTGCGCTGCGGGCCGGTCGCCGCCCGGGACACGGTCGTCGCGGGTCGGTACGTCGTGCGGGACGGGGCGCTGGTGTCGCCGCGGCTGCCGGACTATCTCGCCGCGCACGATCGCCTCGCCCGCCGGATCCAGCGGCTGCCCGCGTCGTAG
- a CDS encoding protein-L-isoaspartate carboxylmethyltransferase — protein MGPAAHVAAALHTVPRAAFLPPEQQCWAHLDQPLPIGAGATNSQPTTVRTMLELLDPRPGQRVLDVGAGSGWTTALLAQLVGPDGWVLGLELNPDLAAWGAANLAAYQQSLAAKPGPGAGASDRGAGPATLERADPAVLGRPSAAPYDRILVSAMATRLPEALVVQLAPDGILVCPVAGRMATVRRVPGRADPDVSWHGHYRFVPLVTPPEP, from the coding sequence GTGGGACCAGCCGCACACGTGGCCGCCGCGCTACACACCGTGCCGCGCGCCGCATTCCTCCCGCCGGAGCAGCAGTGCTGGGCCCACCTCGATCAGCCGCTGCCCATCGGGGCAGGGGCCACGAACAGCCAGCCGACGACGGTGCGCACGATGCTGGAACTCCTGGACCCTCGGCCCGGGCAGCGCGTCCTCGACGTCGGCGCGGGATCCGGCTGGACCACGGCGCTGTTGGCCCAGCTCGTAGGTCCGGACGGCTGGGTGCTCGGCCTGGAGCTCAACCCCGACCTGGCCGCCTGGGGTGCGGCCAACCTCGCGGCGTACCAGCAGTCCCTCGCCGCTAAGCCCGGCCCCGGAGCCGGCGCATCGGACCGGGGGGCGGGACCCGCGACCCTGGAGCGCGCCGACCCGGCCGTGTTGGGCCGCCCGTCGGCGGCGCCTTACGACCGGATCCTCGTCTCCGCCATGGCCACTCGGCTGCCGGAGGCGCTCGTGGTGCAGCTCGCGCCGGACGGGATCCTGGTGTGCCCGGTCGCCGGACGGATGGCGACCGTACGTCGAGTGCCGGGGCGGGCCGACCCCGACGTGAGCTGGCACGGCCACTACCGCTTCGTGCCGCTGGTGACGCCGCCGGAGCCCTGA